In Pseudomonas fluorescens, the following are encoded in one genomic region:
- a CDS encoding TonB-dependent receptor yields the protein MKFSRLALPLLLLPTANAYADTFERDQALKLPDVLISANRQVEARNDSSAANTVFTREDIDRLQPESVTDLLRRVPGVQVSQTGGRGSLPGIYIRGTQSAQSLVLVDGQRIGSSTSGDSNLQHINIEQVERVEVLRGSRSVIYGSDAIGGVIQIFTRRGGEQGLQPRMHVGFGSNQTWERGLGLSGGDERTRFNLGASLDETAGINRTHESYPSDGDHDEYRNQSFSLSLSHALSDDIEIGANALDNRGKSEFDNPFGRFDMNTFESVQQQPYNEFDVSSVSSYIDARINDLWKTRIEFGHSENREKTLDKLSDERSVFNTYRDSVNWQNDLTLNERNSLLLGGDWYEDRINSSTAFDEDSRWNRAAYIQHHYRADSFSTELGLRHDDNQQFGSQNTWSGTFTLPLNPDNEVLLTYSEGFRAPTFNDLYYPDFSNPDLKPETSKSYELQWRSQLTENSRLETSLYRTDLEDAIIFGSNSRPENVASARINGFEAALKQELFGWQSNLGIAIIDPRDRDTGHTLARRARRTLSWDLDRQFDRLGLGASWQAVSSSYDDLNNQQPLGGYALLGLRSSWELNREIRLELKVDNLLDKGYSRALYSFQGSQYGYREEGRAWMFGVTWTPGS from the coding sequence ATGAAGTTCTCCCGCCTCGCCCTGCCCCTGCTTCTGCTGCCCACCGCTAACGCCTATGCCGACACCTTCGAACGCGACCAGGCCCTGAAGCTGCCCGACGTATTGATCAGCGCCAACCGCCAGGTCGAAGCACGCAATGACAGCAGCGCCGCCAACACCGTATTCACCCGCGAAGACATCGATCGCCTGCAACCCGAAAGCGTCACTGATCTGTTGCGTCGGGTGCCAGGCGTGCAAGTCTCGCAGACCGGCGGGCGCGGCAGCCTTCCGGGTATCTACATCCGCGGCACCCAGTCGGCCCAGAGCCTGGTGCTGGTGGATGGCCAACGCATTGGCAGCTCGACCTCCGGCGACAGCAACCTGCAACACATCAATATCGAGCAGGTCGAGCGCGTGGAAGTGCTGCGTGGCTCCCGCTCGGTGATTTACGGTAGCGATGCGATTGGCGGTGTGATCCAGATTTTCACCCGTCGTGGCGGCGAACAAGGTCTGCAGCCGCGGATGCACGTCGGCTTCGGCAGCAATCAGACCTGGGAGCGCGGCCTTGGCCTGTCCGGTGGTGATGAGCGAACCCGCTTCAACCTCGGCGCCAGCCTCGATGAAACCGCCGGGATCAATCGCACCCATGAGTCATACCCCAGCGACGGCGACCATGACGAGTACCGAAACCAGTCGTTCAGCCTGAGCTTGAGCCACGCACTCAGCGATGACATCGAAATCGGCGCCAACGCGTTGGATAACCGCGGCAAAAGCGAGTTCGACAACCCGTTCGGGCGCTTCGACATGAATACGTTCGAGTCGGTCCAACAGCAGCCCTACAACGAATTCGATGTGAGCAGTGTCAGCAGTTACATCGACGCGCGCATCAATGATCTGTGGAAAACCCGCATCGAGTTCGGCCACAGCGAAAACCGCGAGAAGACCCTGGACAAGCTCAGCGATGAGCGCAGCGTGTTCAACACCTACCGCGATTCGGTGAACTGGCAGAACGACCTGACGCTCAACGAGCGCAACAGTTTGCTGCTCGGCGGTGACTGGTATGAAGACCGCATCAACAGCAGCACCGCATTCGATGAGGACAGTCGCTGGAACCGTGCGGCGTACATCCAGCATCACTATCGGGCCGACAGTTTCTCCACAGAGCTGGGCTTGCGTCACGACGATAACCAGCAGTTCGGCAGCCAGAACACCTGGAGTGGCACCTTCACCCTGCCGCTGAACCCGGACAACGAAGTGCTGCTGACCTACAGCGAAGGCTTCCGCGCGCCGACGTTCAACGACCTGTACTACCCCGACTTCAGCAACCCGGACCTGAAGCCTGAAACCTCGAAAAGCTACGAGCTGCAATGGCGCAGCCAATTGACCGAGAACAGTCGCCTGGAGACGTCGCTGTATCGCACCGACCTTGAAGACGCGATCATCTTCGGCAGCAACTCGCGCCCCGAGAACGTTGCTTCCGCGCGAATCAACGGCTTCGAAGCCGCACTGAAGCAGGAACTGTTTGGCTGGCAGAGCAATCTTGGCATTGCGATCATCGACCCACGCGACCGTGACACGGGCCATACCCTGGCCCGTCGCGCGCGACGCACCTTGAGCTGGGACCTGGACCGACAGTTCGATCGCCTGGGCCTCGGCGCGAGTTGGCAAGCGGTCAGCAGCAGCTATGACGATCTGAACAATCAACAGCCGTTGGGTGGTTATGCATTGTTGGGACTGCGTAGCAGTTGGGAGCTCAATCGTGAAATCAGGCTGGAGCTGAAGGTCGATAACCTGCTGGACAAGGGTTACAGCCGGGCGTTGTACAGCTTCCAAGGTAGCCAGTACGGGTATCGCGAGGAAGGTCGGGCGTGGATGTTCGGGGTGACCTGGACGCCGGGGAGTTGA
- the thiL gene encoding thiamine-phosphate kinase, with the protein MGEFELIRNFFAAAPCAQGGEGVALGIGDDCALLAVPPGEQLAISTDTLVAGVHFADPCDPFLLGQRSLAVAVSDLAAMGATPIAFTLALTLPTVTADWLQAYARGLNQMAQSCGVALVGGDTTRGPLSLTMTVFGRVPAGLALTRSGAQPGDLLCVGGNLGNAAGALPLVLGQRTAEASIAEPLLAHYWSPQPQLGLGQALRGKATSAMDISDGLLADCGHIALASKVGIEVERDRLPLSQSLVDFLGHSAAQVAALSGGDDYVLAFTLPSVELPLLLADGWPIHVIGRVVTGQGVRLLDADGKDITPQTRGYQHFRESP; encoded by the coding sequence ATGGGCGAGTTTGAGCTGATCCGCAATTTCTTCGCCGCCGCGCCTTGTGCGCAGGGCGGCGAAGGCGTTGCCCTCGGGATCGGTGATGACTGCGCCTTGCTGGCTGTTCCTCCCGGGGAGCAGTTGGCAATTTCTACCGATACGTTGGTGGCCGGCGTGCACTTCGCCGATCCCTGCGATCCGTTTCTGCTCGGTCAGCGTTCGCTGGCCGTGGCCGTCAGCGACCTGGCTGCCATGGGCGCCACCCCGATTGCCTTTACCCTTGCCCTGACCTTGCCGACGGTGACCGCCGATTGGCTGCAAGCCTATGCCCGTGGTTTGAACCAGATGGCGCAAAGCTGCGGCGTGGCGCTGGTGGGCGGTGACACGACCCGTGGGCCGCTGAGCCTGACCATGACCGTGTTCGGGCGCGTGCCGGCCGGTCTGGCGCTGACCCGCAGCGGTGCGCAACCGGGGGACCTGTTGTGTGTCGGCGGCAACCTGGGCAATGCCGCCGGCGCCTTGCCCTTGGTGCTCGGCCAGCGCACAGCCGAAGCGAGCATTGCCGAGCCGTTGCTGGCGCATTACTGGTCACCGCAACCGCAGCTCGGATTGGGTCAGGCGCTACGGGGCAAGGCCACTTCGGCAATGGATATCTCTGACGGCCTGCTCGCTGATTGCGGGCATATCGCGCTGGCTTCGAAGGTCGGAATCGAAGTCGAGCGGGATCGTTTGCCGCTGTCGCAGAGCCTGGTCGACTTTCTCGGTCATTCGGCCGCACAGGTCGCGGCCCTGAGCGGCGGCGACGATTACGTCCTGGCCTTCACCTTACCGTCCGTCGAGTTGCCGCTATTGCTGGCCGACGGCTGGCCGATCCATGTGATTGGGCGGGTGGTAACCGGGCAGGGCGTGAGGCTGCTGGACGCCGATGGCAAAGACATCACCCCGCAAACCCGGGGTTATCAACATTTTCGGGAGTCACCGTGA
- a CDS encoding phosphatidylglycerophosphatase A, whose protein sequence is MTDHPKQVPAEFVPPSVWRNPWHFLAFGFGSGTLPKAPGTWGSLVALPFIPLWQMLPDWGYWLMLGITMLFGFWLCGKVADDLRVHDHEGIVWDEMVGMWITLWLVPEGWQWLLAGFLMFRFFDILKPWPIRWIDRHVHGGVGIMLDDVLAGVFAWLAMQGLVWFFA, encoded by the coding sequence GTGACAGATCATCCCAAACAGGTCCCGGCGGAATTCGTACCGCCGTCGGTCTGGCGCAATCCGTGGCATTTCCTGGCGTTCGGCTTTGGCTCGGGCACCTTGCCAAAGGCGCCCGGTACTTGGGGGTCGTTGGTTGCGCTGCCCTTTATCCCGTTGTGGCAGATGCTGCCCGACTGGGGTTACTGGCTGATGCTGGGCATCACCATGCTGTTCGGCTTCTGGCTGTGCGGCAAAGTGGCCGACGATTTGCGGGTACACGACCATGAAGGCATCGTCTGGGACGAAATGGTCGGGATGTGGATAACCCTGTGGCTGGTGCCGGAAGGCTGGCAGTGGTTGCTGGCGGGTTTCCTGATGTTCCGCTTCTTCGACATTCTCAAGCCATGGCCAATTCGCTGGATTGACCGGCACGTACATGGCGGCGTCGGCATCATGCTCGATGATGTCCTGGCCGGGGTGTTCGCCTGGTTGGCGATGCAGGGACTGGTGTGGTTTTTCGCCTGA
- a CDS encoding cobalamin-binding protein: MRAIWLAVLLLAVSGSAVAVERVVSLAPSLSEIVVELGSADLLVGVLDAGERPAELKNLPSVGRYGQLDMERLLSLKPDLLLLWPGSVGPAQRDQLKRLNIPTYVAEPHSLDQLAAQIEAIAAQLGRPERGTSLASDLRQRLDELRQRYRRDKPLRVFYQVWDRPLYTVGGEQIISDALEVCGAQNVFGDLKLPAPQVSVEAVLQRNPEVILVSEQAQLDAWKAWPQVAAVEQGQLRLVTDKGLERPSGQMIEATAKLCQLIAPDL, translated from the coding sequence ATGCGCGCGATCTGGCTGGCGGTGTTGCTGCTGGCCGTCAGTGGCTCGGCAGTCGCGGTCGAACGGGTTGTCAGCCTCGCCCCGTCGCTCTCTGAAATCGTCGTTGAACTGGGCTCCGCTGACCTCCTGGTCGGTGTGCTAGACGCTGGTGAACGACCTGCCGAACTCAAGAACCTGCCCTCCGTTGGCCGCTATGGCCAGCTGGACATGGAGCGCTTGCTCAGCCTGAAGCCCGATCTGTTGCTGCTATGGCCCGGTAGCGTCGGCCCGGCCCAGCGTGATCAGCTCAAGCGTCTGAATATTCCCACCTACGTCGCGGAACCCCACAGCCTGGACCAGCTCGCCGCACAGATCGAGGCCATTGCCGCTCAGCTTGGTCGGCCTGAACGCGGAACTTCATTGGCCAGCGATTTACGCCAGCGGCTGGATGAATTGCGCCAACGCTATCGACGGGACAAGCCGTTACGGGTGTTTTATCAGGTCTGGGATCGGCCGCTGTATACGGTTGGCGGTGAGCAGATCATCAGCGATGCACTGGAGGTCTGCGGTGCGCAAAACGTATTTGGTGACCTGAAGCTACCGGCACCGCAAGTCAGCGTGGAAGCGGTGTTGCAGCGCAATCCCGAGGTGATTCTGGTCAGCGAACAGGCGCAGCTCGATGCGTGGAAAGCCTGGCCACAGGTGGCGGCGGTGGAGCAGGGCCAATTGCGTTTGGTGACAGATAAAGGCCTGGAGCGACCGAGCGGGCAGATGATTGAGGCAACCGCCAAGCTTTGCCAATTGATTGCGCCAGACCTCTGA
- a CDS encoding MFS transporter, with product MTRGQVRRRLSVNWWQYLALALLPLFVINAVFGQSEAILPVLAMPLFIAGVASMFVSLKFFGAYKHALIATQKALDTPEEPGAWISLATKRRTAFLAAGLPAWIGALAVFVGLEAVPLMLLALSTAVLFYLYRIPRQLG from the coding sequence GTGACCCGCGGTCAGGTGCGGCGGCGACTGTCCGTCAACTGGTGGCAATACCTGGCATTGGCCTTGTTGCCGCTGTTTGTGATCAACGCGGTGTTCGGCCAGAGCGAAGCCATTCTGCCGGTGTTGGCGATGCCGTTGTTCATCGCCGGCGTTGCCTCGATGTTTGTCAGCCTGAAGTTTTTCGGTGCCTACAAACACGCACTGATCGCCACCCAGAAAGCTCTCGATACCCCTGAAGAACCTGGCGCCTGGATCAGTCTGGCGACCAAGCGGCGCACGGCATTCCTGGCCGCCGGGCTGCCGGCCTGGATCGGTGCCCTGGCGGTGTTCGTTGGTCTCGAAGCCGTGCCGCTGATGCTGCTGGCACTGTCGACCGCCGTGCTGTTCTACCTCTACCGTATTCCGCGTCAACTCGGTTGA
- the dxs gene encoding 1-deoxy-D-xylulose-5-phosphate synthase has product MPTTFHEIPRKRPTTPLLDRANTPDGLRRLGEAELETLADELRLELLYTVGQTGGHFGAGLGVIELTIALHYVFDTPDDRLVWDVGHQAYPHKILTGRRERMGTLRQKDGVAAFPRRSESEYDTFGVGHSSTSISAALGMAIAARLQNSERKAIAVIGDGALTAGMAFEALNHAPEVDANMLVILNDNDMSISRNVGGLSNYLAKILSSRTYASMREGSKKVLSRLPGAWEIARRTEEYAKGMLVPGTLFEELGWNYIGPIDGHDLPTLIATLRNMRDLKGPQFLHVVTKKGKGFAPAEVDPIGYHAITKLEPLDAPAAAPKKASGPKYSGVFGEWLCDMAAADPRLVGITPAMKEGSDLVAFSERFPLRYFDVAIAEQHAVTLAAGMACEGAKPVVAIYSTFLQRGYDQLVHDVAVQNLDVLFAIDRAGLVGEDGPTHAGSFDLSFLRCIPGMLVMTPSDENELRKMLTTGHLYEGPAAVRYPRGNGPNATIEKDLEPIEIGKGIVRRQGSKVALLVFGVQLAEALKVAETLDATVVDMRFVKPLDEALVREIAGSHELLVTVEENAIMGGAGGAVSEFLARENILKSVLHLGLPDIYVEHAKPAQMLAECGLDEAGIEASIRERLQLLNI; this is encoded by the coding sequence ATGCCCACGACGTTTCATGAGATTCCCCGCAAGCGCCCGACCACGCCCCTGCTCGACCGCGCGAACACGCCGGACGGCCTGCGCCGGTTAGGCGAAGCCGAGCTGGAAACCCTGGCCGATGAGTTGCGCCTGGAATTGCTCTACACGGTCGGCCAGACCGGTGGGCATTTCGGTGCCGGCCTGGGCGTGATCGAGCTGACCATCGCGCTGCATTACGTCTTCGACACCCCGGACGACCGGCTGGTGTGGGACGTGGGTCATCAGGCTTATCCACACAAGATCCTCACCGGTCGTCGCGAGCGCATGGGCACTCTGCGCCAGAAGGACGGCGTCGCTGCCTTCCCGCGCCGCTCCGAGAGCGAGTACGACACCTTTGGCGTCGGCCACTCCAGCACCTCGATCAGTGCAGCGCTGGGCATGGCAATTGCCGCCCGCCTGCAAAACAGCGAGCGCAAGGCGATCGCGGTGATCGGCGACGGCGCGTTGACCGCGGGCATGGCGTTCGAGGCGCTGAACCATGCGCCGGAAGTGGACGCCAACATGCTGGTGATCCTCAACGACAACGACATGTCGATCTCGCGCAACGTCGGTGGCCTGTCGAACTACCTGGCGAAGATCCTTTCCAGCCGCACGTATGCGAGCATGCGCGAAGGCAGCAAGAAAGTGCTGTCGCGATTGCCCGGTGCGTGGGAAATCGCCCGTCGCACCGAAGAATATGCCAAGGGCATGCTGGTTCCCGGCACGCTGTTCGAAGAGCTGGGCTGGAACTACATCGGCCCGATCGATGGCCACGACCTGCCGACCCTGATCGCCACCCTGCGCAACATGCGCGATCTGAAAGGCCCGCAGTTCCTGCACGTCGTCACCAAGAAAGGCAAAGGTTTCGCCCCGGCGGAAGTCGACCCGATCGGTTACCACGCCATCACCAAACTCGAACCGCTGGACGCCCCGGCCGCCGCGCCGAAAAAGGCCAGCGGGCCGAAGTACTCCGGTGTGTTCGGTGAATGGCTGTGCGACATGGCGGCTGCCGATCCGCGCCTGGTCGGGATTACCCCGGCGATGAAGGAAGGCTCGGACCTTGTGGCTTTCAGCGAACGTTTCCCGCTGCGCTACTTCGACGTAGCCATTGCCGAGCAGCACGCTGTCACCCTCGCGGCCGGCATGGCCTGCGAAGGCGCCAAACCCGTGGTGGCCATCTATTCGACCTTCCTGCAGCGCGGCTACGACCAATTGGTGCATGACGTCGCGGTGCAGAATCTCGACGTGCTGTTCGCCATCGACCGCGCAGGTCTGGTGGGCGAAGACGGTCCGACCCACGCCGGCAGCTTCGATTTGTCGTTCCTGCGCTGCATTCCCGGCATGCTGGTGATGACGCCGAGCGATGAAAACGAGCTGCGCAAGATGCTCACCACCGGTCACCTGTACGAAGGCCCGGCGGCGGTGCGCTACCCGCGCGGCAACGGCCCGAACGCGACCATCGAGAAAGACCTCGAGCCGATCGAGATCGGCAAAGGCATAGTCCGCCGCCAGGGCAGCAAAGTCGCCCTGCTGGTGTTCGGCGTGCAACTGGCCGAAGCCCTGAAAGTCGCCGAGACGCTGGACGCGACCGTGGTCGACATGCGTTTCGTCAAGCCGCTGGATGAAGCGCTGGTTCGCGAAATCGCCGGCAGCCACGAACTGCTGGTGACCGTCGAAGAAAACGCGATCATGGGCGGCGCCGGTGGCGCGGTCAGCGAATTCCTCGCTCGCGAGAACATCCTCAAGTCGGTGCTGCACCTGGGCTTGCCGGACATTTACGTCGAACACGCCAAGCCTGCGCAAATGCTGGCTGAGTGTGGTTTGGATGAGGCGGGAATCGAAGCGTCCATTCGCGAGCGCCTGCAACTGCTCAACATCTAA
- the ribBA gene encoding bifunctional 3,4-dihydroxy-2-butanone-4-phosphate synthase/GTP cyclohydrolase II, which produces MALNSIEELVEDIRQGKMVILMDDEDRENEGDLIMAAECCKPEHINFMAKHARGLICMPMSRERCELLKLPLMAPRNGSGFGTKFTVSIEAATGVTTGISAADRARTVQAAAARDAKAEDIVSPGHIFPLMAQAGGTLARAGHTEAACDLARMAGFEPSGVICEVMNDDGTMSRRAELEAFAAEHDIKIGTIADLIHYRMIHERTVQRIAEQPLDSELGQFNLVTYRDSVEGDVHMALTLGNVCAEEPTLVRVHNMDPLRDLLMVKQPGRWSLRAAMATVAEAGSGVVLLLGHPLDGDVLLAHIRETADHAVVKKPTTYSTVGAGSQILRDLGVRKMRLMSAPMKFNAISGFDLEVVEYVPSE; this is translated from the coding sequence GTGGCGCTCAATAGCATCGAAGAACTGGTTGAAGACATCCGCCAAGGCAAGATGGTCATCCTCATGGATGACGAAGACCGCGAGAACGAAGGCGACCTGATCATGGCCGCCGAGTGCTGCAAGCCCGAGCACATCAACTTCATGGCCAAGCACGCCCGTGGCCTGATCTGCATGCCGATGAGCCGCGAGCGCTGCGAACTGCTCAAGCTGCCGTTGATGGCACCGCGCAACGGTTCCGGTTTCGGCACCAAGTTCACTGTATCGATCGAAGCGGCCACCGGCGTGACCACCGGCATTTCCGCCGCCGACCGTGCGCGCACCGTGCAGGCTGCCGCCGCCCGTGATGCCAAGGCTGAAGACATCGTCAGCCCCGGTCACATCTTCCCGCTGATGGCCCAGGCCGGCGGTACCCTGGCCCGCGCCGGCCACACCGAAGCGGCGTGCGACCTGGCGCGCATGGCCGGTTTCGAGCCGAGCGGCGTGATCTGCGAAGTGATGAACGACGACGGCACCATGTCCCGTCGGGCCGAGTTGGAAGCTTTTGCCGCCGAACACGACATCAAGATCGGCACCATCGCCGACCTGATTCACTACCGGATGATCCACGAACGTACCGTTCAGCGGATTGCCGAGCAGCCACTGGACAGCGAACTGGGCCAATTCAACCTGGTGACCTATCGTGATTCGGTGGAAGGCGACGTGCACATGGCACTGACCCTGGGCAATGTCTGCGCCGAAGAACCGACCCTGGTTCGGGTGCACAACATGGACCCGCTGCGTGACCTGCTGATGGTCAAGCAACCAGGCCGCTGGAGCCTGCGCGCCGCCATGGCCACGGTTGCCGAGGCCGGCAGCGGTGTTGTGCTGTTGCTCGGTCACCCGCTCGATGGCGACGTGTTGCTCGCGCACATCCGCGAAACCGCCGATCACGCCGTGGTGAAAAAACCGACCACCTACAGCACTGTCGGTGCCGGTTCGCAGATCCTGCGTGACCTGGGTGTACGCAAAATGCGCCTGATGTCGGCACCCATGAAATTTAATGCGATATCCGGTTTCGATCTGGAAGTTGTAGAATACGTGCCCTCCGAATAA
- the ispA gene encoding (2E,6E)-farnesyl diphosphate synthase: MIAAYSASSQARVNAALETLFIAPSPELARLYEAMRYSVMNGGKRVRPLLAYAACEALGGKAEQANGAACAVELIHAYSLVHDDLPAMDDDDLRRGQPTTHKKFDEACAILAGDGLQSLAFSALLDPRLSTSEAEIRLQMVSALALAAGPAGMVGGQAIDLGSVGLKLDQKALEYMHRHKTGALIEVSVKLGALASGRAEKDELKSLQTYAQAIGLAFQVQDDILDVESDTETLGKRQGADIARDKPTYPALLGLDAAKAYALELRDQALHALRPFDAAAEPLRDLARYIVDRRS, translated from the coding sequence ATGATTGCAGCGTACTCGGCAAGCAGCCAGGCCCGTGTCAATGCGGCTCTGGAAACCCTGTTCATTGCGCCAAGCCCCGAGCTGGCGCGACTGTATGAGGCCATGCGCTACAGCGTGATGAATGGCGGCAAACGCGTCCGTCCACTGTTGGCCTACGCCGCGTGCGAAGCGTTGGGCGGCAAGGCCGAGCAAGCCAACGGCGCAGCCTGTGCGGTGGAGCTGATCCACGCCTATTCGCTGGTGCATGACGATTTGCCGGCGATGGACGATGACGACCTGCGTCGCGGCCAGCCAACCACCCACAAGAAATTCGATGAAGCCTGCGCGATCCTCGCCGGCGACGGCTTGCAGAGCCTGGCCTTCAGCGCCCTGCTCGATCCACGCCTGAGCACTTCGGAGGCTGAAATCCGCCTGCAAATGGTCAGCGCCCTGGCGCTGGCGGCAGGCCCCGCGGGCATGGTCGGCGGTCAGGCCATCGACCTCGGCTCGGTCGGCCTGAAGCTTGATCAGAAAGCCCTGGAGTACATGCACCGGCACAAGACCGGCGCGTTGATCGAGGTCAGCGTCAAACTCGGCGCCCTGGCCAGCGGGCGTGCCGAGAAAGACGAACTCAAGTCCCTGCAGACTTATGCACAGGCCATCGGCTTGGCATTCCAGGTGCAGGACGACATTCTCGACGTTGAAAGCGATACCGAAACCCTCGGCAAACGCCAGGGTGCCGACATTGCCCGGGATAAACCGACCTACCCGGCCCTGCTCGGCCTCGACGCCGCCAAGGCCTATGCCCTGGAGCTGCGCGACCAGGCCCTGCACGCCCTGCGACCGTTTGACGCAGCGGCCGAGCCGTTGCGCGATCTGGCCCGGTATATCGTCGATCGCCGCAGCTGA
- the nusB gene encoding transcription antitermination factor NusB — translation MISDESDRFNPRDPKPADAGKPSKSVKRREARQLATQALYQWHMAKQSLNEIEAQFRVDNDFTDVDGAYFREILHGVPQFKTEIDTALTPCLDLTIEELDPVELAVLRLSTWELLKRADVPYRVVINEGIELAKVFGSTDGHKFVNGVLDKLAPRLREAEVKAFKR, via the coding sequence GTGATTAGCGACGAAAGCGATCGTTTCAACCCGCGCGATCCAAAGCCTGCGGATGCCGGCAAGCCATCGAAAAGCGTCAAGCGTCGCGAAGCCCGTCAGCTCGCGACCCAGGCGCTGTACCAATGGCACATGGCCAAGCAATCGCTGAACGAAATCGAAGCGCAGTTCCGGGTCGATAACGATTTCACCGATGTCGATGGCGCCTACTTCCGCGAGATCCTGCACGGGGTTCCGCAGTTCAAGACCGAAATCGACACCGCGCTCACGCCATGCCTGGACTTGACCATCGAAGAACTGGACCCGGTTGAACTGGCGGTTCTGCGCCTGTCCACCTGGGAACTGCTCAAGCGCGCCGACGTGCCGTACCGCGTTGTGATCAACGAGGGTATCGAACTGGCCAAGGTCTTCGGTTCCACCGACGGCCACAAGTTCGTCAACGGTGTGCTCGACAAGCTGGCCCCGCGTCTGCGTGAAGCTGAAGTGAAGGCTTTCAAGCGCTGA
- the ribA gene encoding GTP cyclohydrolase II gives MPVVFVAASKLPTPFAQFTMHGFLDEATGREHVVLSLGEIADGAPVLGRLHSECLTGDALFSQRCDCGSQLEAALQAIAREGRGVLLYLRQEGRGIGLLNKIRAYELQDGGADTVEANERLGFAADQRDYAMCLPMLEHLGVKSLRLMTNNPRKVKALTDMGIVVAERVPLHTGHNPHNRLYLATKASKLDHMMGNEHQGEVDRA, from the coding sequence GTGCCTGTCGTTTTTGTCGCCGCTTCCAAGCTGCCAACGCCTTTTGCGCAATTCACCATGCATGGCTTTCTCGATGAAGCCACCGGCCGCGAGCACGTTGTGCTGAGCCTGGGTGAGATTGCCGACGGTGCCCCGGTACTCGGCCGGCTGCACTCCGAATGCCTGACGGGCGATGCCTTGTTCAGCCAGCGTTGCGACTGCGGCTCGCAACTGGAGGCCGCCTTGCAGGCCATCGCCCGCGAAGGTCGTGGCGTCTTGCTCTACCTGCGCCAGGAAGGCCGTGGCATTGGCCTGCTTAACAAGATCCGTGCCTATGAGCTGCAGGACGGTGGCGCCGATACCGTCGAAGCCAACGAACGCCTGGGCTTTGCCGCCGACCAGCGTGACTACGCCATGTGCCTGCCGATGCTGGAGCATCTGGGCGTGAAGTCCCTGCGCCTGATGACCAACAACCCGCGCAAGGTCAAGGCCTTGACCGACATGGGTATCGTGGTCGCCGAGCGCGTGCCGCTGCACACCGGCCACAACCCGCATAACAGACTCTACCTGGCGACCAAGGCCAGCAAGCTCGACCACATGATGGGCAATGAGCATCAGGGCGAGGTAGATCGGGCGTGA
- the ribE gene encoding 6,7-dimethyl-8-ribityllumazine synthase, which translates to MTLKTIEGTFIAPKGRYALVVGRFNSFVVESLVSGAVDALVRHGVSESDITIIRAPGAFEIPLVAQKVAQKGEFAAIIALGAVIRGGTPHFEYVAGECTKGLAQVSMEFGVPVAFGVLTVDSIEQAIERSGTKAGNKGAEAALSALEMVSLLAQLEAK; encoded by the coding sequence ATGACCCTGAAGACCATCGAAGGTACCTTCATCGCCCCTAAAGGCCGCTACGCTCTGGTAGTGGGCCGTTTCAACAGCTTCGTCGTTGAAAGTCTGGTCAGCGGTGCAGTTGATGCCCTGGTTCGCCACGGCGTGAGCGAAAGCGACATCACCATCATCCGCGCACCTGGCGCCTTCGAAATCCCGCTGGTTGCGCAGAAAGTCGCCCAGAAAGGCGAATTCGCGGCAATCATCGCCCTGGGCGCGGTCATTCGTGGCGGCACTCCGCACTTCGAATACGTGGCGGGCGAGTGCACCAAGGGCCTGGCCCAGGTGTCCATGGAGTTCGGCGTTCCGGTCGCTTTCGGCGTCCTGACCGTTGATTCCATCGAGCAAGCCATTGAACGTTCCGGCACCAAGGCCGGTAACAAAGGTGCTGAAGCTGCCCTGTCCGCTCTGGAAATGGTTAGCCTGCTGGCGCAGTTGGAGGCCAAGTGA